Proteins co-encoded in one Cricetulus griseus strain 17A/GY chromosome 1 unlocalized genomic scaffold, alternate assembly CriGri-PICRH-1.0 chr1_1, whole genome shotgun sequence genomic window:
- the Mxd4 gene encoding max dimerization protein 4 isoform X2: protein MELNSLLLLLEAAEYLERRDREAEHGYASVLPFDGDFARKKTKTAGLVRKAPNNRSSHNELEKHRRAKLRLYLEQLKQLVPLGPDSTRHTTLSLLKRAKMHIKKLEEQDRRALSIKEQLQREHRFLKRRLEQLSVQSVERVRTDSTGSAVSTDDSEQEVDIEGMEFGPGELDSVGSSSDADDHYSLQSSGCSDSSYGHPCRRPGCPGLP, encoded by the exons ATGGAGCTGAAttccctgctgctgctgttggagGCAGCCGAGTACCTGGAGCGTAGGGACCGAG AGGCCGAGCACGGCTACGCCTCCGTGCTGCCCTTCGACGGCGACTTCgctaggaagaaaacaaagacgGCTGGCCTGGTGCGCAAGGCCCCGAACAACAG GTCTTCACACAATGAACTAGAAAAGCACAG ACGAGCTAAACTCAGGCTCTACCTGGAACAGCTCAAGCAGCTGGTACCCTTGGGCCCTGACAGCACACGCCATACCACTCTGAGCCTCCTGAAGCGTGCCAAGATGCACATCAAG AAACTGGAGGAGCAGGACCGCAGGGCACTGAGTATCAAGGAGCAGCTACAGCGGGAGCATCGCTTCCTCAAGCGACGCCTAGAGCAACTATCCGTGCAGAGTGTAGAGCGTGTGCGCACTGACAGCACTGGTTCTGCTGTGTCCACGGATGACTCAGAGCAAG aGGTGGATATAGAGGGCATGGAGTTTGGCCCCGGGGAGCTGGACAGTGTTGGCAGCAGCAGTGATGCCGATGACCACTACAGCCTACAGAGCAGTGGCTGCAGCGACAGCAGCTATGGGCACCCTTGCAGGCGGCCTGGCTGCCCTGGCCTTCCGTAG